The following proteins come from a genomic window of Nocardiopsis sp. YSL2:
- a CDS encoding WhiB family transcriptional regulator, whose translation MRDLRDQAWRDDAACRELPLWLFFGAPGERGDQRESREEKAKDVCAGCPVRTECLDEALEGSPTELCGVRGGLNGDEQKAVRRRRIRAARARSAA comes from the coding sequence ATGAGGGACCTGCGAGACCAGGCCTGGCGCGACGACGCCGCCTGCCGGGAACTGCCTCTCTGGCTGTTCTTCGGGGCACCGGGTGAGCGCGGTGACCAGCGCGAGAGCCGCGAGGAGAAGGCCAAGGACGTGTGCGCTGGCTGCCCGGTGCGGACCGAGTGCCTGGACGAGGCGCTGGAGGGGTCGCCGACCGAGCTGTGCGGGGTGCGCGGAGGCCTGAACGGCGACGAACAGAAGGCCGTCCGCCGGCGCCGCATCCGGGCCGCGAGAGCGAGGTCCGCCGCATGA
- a CDS encoding helix-turn-helix transcriptional regulator yields the protein MAADVDDALVEGLRVAVPLHILQLTGHSRAELLAIAAGAGQEAGHKGDSLQFPAKSTAGRRTTAHAFNALARGLAAAAHLHGTCDAFGVHWCTRDHAGCPRRPDPASGIRPMGYQEMADRAVAILDDFEQLLGPSGTPERPDRTIDAVLAARPSLAAGRVEADGSTVTYTYAHGAPERDLVDAALHGRGNPPLRWVKDWMAEWVLWFDEDRPERTYRYPDGLSHITLTGHLGGQPLTVRAVPAPKEGPVSEPHPLITQLKAARTAMGLSVAKLAARGGYSEQTIRSWESGKSAPNLDNLDDYAAAVGLDVVLQPTAHTTTEDAA from the coding sequence GTGGCAGCCGACGTTGACGATGCCCTCGTGGAGGGACTGCGGGTGGCGGTGCCGCTGCACATCCTGCAGCTCACCGGACACTCGCGCGCCGAACTCTTGGCCATCGCTGCCGGGGCGGGCCAGGAGGCCGGCCACAAGGGCGACAGCCTCCAGTTCCCCGCGAAGTCCACGGCCGGACGCCGGACCACCGCGCACGCCTTCAACGCGCTCGCGCGTGGCCTGGCCGCGGCCGCCCACCTCCACGGAACCTGCGATGCGTTCGGCGTGCACTGGTGCACTCGCGACCACGCCGGATGCCCGCGCCGCCCCGACCCCGCCAGCGGCATCCGCCCGATGGGCTACCAGGAGATGGCCGACCGGGCCGTCGCGATCCTCGACGACTTCGAGCAGCTGCTCGGGCCGTCCGGCACCCCGGAGCGGCCGGACCGCACCATCGACGCCGTGCTCGCCGCCCGCCCCTCGCTGGCCGCCGGCCGAGTCGAGGCGGACGGGTCCACGGTCACCTACACCTACGCGCACGGCGCACCCGAGCGCGACCTCGTCGACGCGGCCCTGCACGGCCGCGGTAACCCGCCCCTGCGGTGGGTCAAGGACTGGATGGCCGAGTGGGTGCTGTGGTTCGACGAGGACCGGCCCGAGCGGACCTACCGCTACCCCGACGGGCTGTCCCACATCACCCTCACCGGCCACCTCGGCGGCCAGCCACTCACCGTCCGCGCCGTCCCCGCACCGAAGGAAGGGCCCGTGTCCGAGCCGCACCCACTGATCACCCAGCTCAAGGCGGCCCGCACCGCCATGGGCCTGTCCGTCGCCAAGCTCGCCGCCCGCGGCGGCTACAGCGAGCAGACCATCCGCTCCTGGGAGTCCGGCAAGTCCGCTCCCAACCTGGACAACCTCGACGACTACGCCGCCGCCGTCGGCCTCGACGTAGTCCTCCAGCCCACCGCCCACACCACCACCGAGGACGCTGCATGA